A genomic segment from Blastococcus sp. PRF04-17 encodes:
- a CDS encoding DUF948 domain-containing protein, which translates to MSVGEIAALIAAGAFVLLVVFIAVPLLKLGRTLDETTLTIRQVREQSAPILGQASTTVAHVNSNLERVDDITGNAANVSSNVAALSSVVAATLGSPLIKVAAFSYGVRTAARKKREGVAIAEAAQRDKAARRARRAARRAA; encoded by the coding sequence GTGTCCGTAGGAGAGATCGCCGCGCTGATCGCAGCCGGCGCCTTCGTACTGCTGGTGGTGTTCATCGCCGTGCCGCTGCTCAAGCTCGGGCGCACGCTCGACGAGACGACGCTGACCATCCGCCAGGTGCGCGAGCAGAGCGCCCCCATCCTCGGGCAGGCCAGCACGACGGTCGCGCACGTGAACAGCAACCTCGAGCGGGTCGATGACATCACCGGCAACGCCGCCAACGTCTCCAGCAACGTCGCCGCCCTCTCCAGCGTCGTCGCGGCCACGCTCGGCAGCCCGCTGATCAAGGTGGCCGCCTTCAGCTACGGGGTCCGCACGGCCGCCAGGAAGAAGCGCGAGGGCGTCGCGATCGCCGAGGCCGCCCAGCGCGACAAGGCGGCACGGCGGGCCCGTCGAGCCGCGCGGCGGGCCGCCTGA